The nucleotide sequence CGCTGCTGACGGCCACGGCCAAGGGTACCCTGCAGGATACGCCCATGAGCATTTCGCCGCAGGTGGCCGTCACAACGGTGGTGGTGTCGGGAGGCTATCCCGGCGACTACGAAAAAGGCAAGGTAATTGCCGATACAGACAAGACCGAAGATGTGGTGGTGTTTCACGCCGGAACCGCATTCAACGGCAACACGGAGGTCGTTACCAACGGTGGAAGAGTATTGGTCCTGACGGGTATCGCCAATTCGTTGGAAAACGCCGTTCATAAATCACAACGAGCGGCCCATACGGTGCAATTTGAAGGAAAATACTACCGCCATGATATCGGCCTCGATTTACTTCGTTTTAAAGATTGAGGAAAGAGATTATGGGATGCATATCATGTTCATCGGGTGGCTGTGGCACGAGTGGCGCAGTAGCCGGATGTGGAAGTAACGGCAGCTGCGGAACAGGCGGCTGCAACAAAATGAACGTATTCGACTGGCTGAGCGATATGGATATTCCTGTGGCGCAGCGGTTTGACGTACTGGAAGTAAAATTCAAAGGGGGACGCAAGGAATATTTCCGCAACGTCAATCAGCTTGACCTTACTACCGGCGATTTCGTGGTCTGTGAGATGCAATCAGGCTACCATATCGGCATGGTTTCGCTACAGGGTGAGCTGGTACGCCTACAGATGAAGCGCAAGAAAGTACTGGTCAATGATGATCTGAAGGTGATCTACCGGGTAGCGAATGAGAAGGATCTCGAAAAACACACGCAGACTATCGCCCGTGACCTACCCGTGATGTACCGAAGCCGCGAGATTATCCGCGAGCTGAAATTAAATATGAAGTTGTCGGACGTAGAATTCCAGTCGGACAACACCAAGGCTACCTTTTACTACTCCTCCGAGGAGCGCGTGGATTTCCGGGAGTTGATCAAACTACTGGCTTCTGAATTCAGAGTACGGGTTGAGATGCGACAAATCAGCCTGCGGCAGGAGGCCAGCCGCCTGGGTGGCCTGGGTTCCTGTGGACGCGAGCTTTGCTGCTCTACCTGGCTCACCGATTTCAAAAGCATTTCTACCTCAGCGGCCCGGTACCAGAATTTGTCACTCAATCCGTCGAAGCTTTCCGGACAGTGTGGTCGGCTGAAATGTTGTCTCAATTATGAATTGGAGACCTACATGGATGCTCTCAGCGATATTCCGTCCGTAAATGCGCCACTCAAGACCAAGAAAGGCAACGCCTTTCTACAAAAGACGGATATTTTCAAGCGGATTATGTATTTCGGCTTCGAGAAGGACAACAACTGGTACCCCGTAGCCGTGGACAAAGTGCGGGAAATCCTGGACATGAACAAAAAAGGGATTGTACCCGAATCACTGGAAATCATGTTGATGCCGGAGATGGCACTGGCGCAGGAACGTAAGGAAGCCGGCTCGCTCAATACCGATCTGGAAAGTCTGGATCGTAAGTACAGCGAGTCACCACAAAAGAAAAAGAAGAAGAAAAACCGCAACAACCGGAATAAGAACCGGAATCAATCGCCTAAAGCGGAAAAATCATGAAGTAAAGAAATAAAAGTAGGGGCGTGTTGCGAGAAAGAGGCTGTTCGGTTCGGGCAGCCTCTTTTACAACCACATGGTAGCAAACGCCTTCCTTCAAGTGTATAAAAAAGACAGGAAGTGAACCCTCAACTCGAAAAACTGTACCACCTGGCGGGAAGCTCCACCCGGCGGATCATTGGACTCATGTCGGGTACCTCCCTCGATGGTCTGGACATAGCGCTATGCCGTATCACGGGTAGCGGCCTGACCAGCGAGCTAAGTGTCGAGCAGTTCGCTACGGTACCTTATAGCGAGGATTTTCGAGATGAAATACGATCCGTCTTTGCCAGGAAAGAAATTGATTTCCAACAGCTATGTCTCCTGAATCCTTATATCGGGATTCGGCATGGGCACATGGTACTCGACTGTTTGCAAACCTGGAATATTCCTGCCCAAGATATCGACCTGATTGCTAGCCATGGTCAAACGGTGTATCATGCACCCAAAAAACAGCATGGCTTGACTCGGTTCCCTAATGGTACCTTGCAAATCGGTGATGGCGATCATATAGCCGTTACGACGGGCATCATCACCATCAGCGATTTCCGGCAAAAGCACGTTGCGGCGGGCGGTGAGGGGGCTCCCGTGGCCGTGTACGGTGATTATCTTTTATTTTCTAAAAAAGGAGAAAACAGGATTCTGCTGAATATGGGCGGTATCGCCAATTTCACCTACCTATCCGG is from Salmonirosea aquatica and encodes:
- a CDS encoding PSP1 domain-containing protein; protein product: MNVFDWLSDMDIPVAQRFDVLEVKFKGGRKEYFRNVNQLDLTTGDFVVCEMQSGYHIGMVSLQGELVRLQMKRKKVLVNDDLKVIYRVANEKDLEKHTQTIARDLPVMYRSREIIRELKLNMKLSDVEFQSDNTKATFYYSSEERVDFRELIKLLASEFRVRVEMRQISLRQEASRLGGLGSCGRELCCSTWLTDFKSISTSAARYQNLSLNPSKLSGQCGRLKCCLNYELETYMDALSDIPSVNAPLKTKKGNAFLQKTDIFKRIMYFGFEKDNNWYPVAVDKVREILDMNKKGIVPESLEIMLMPEMALAQERKEAGSLNTDLESLDRKYSESPQKKKKKKNRNNRNKNRNQSPKAEKS
- a CDS encoding anhydro-N-acetylmuramic acid kinase gives rise to the protein MNPQLEKLYHLAGSSTRRIIGLMSGTSLDGLDIALCRITGSGLTSELSVEQFATVPYSEDFRDEIRSVFARKEIDFQQLCLLNPYIGIRHGHMVLDCLQTWNIPAQDIDLIASHGQTVYHAPKKQHGLTRFPNGTLQIGDGDHIAVTTGIITISDFRQKHVAAGGEGAPVAVYGDYLLFSKKGENRILLNMGGIANFTYLSGSQDAREVFTTDTGPGNILLDAFTRLYFHKPFDENGTLAAAGTPHESLLHALKDHAFFTSDFPKTTGPEVFNIEYVRRAQQQSSTETIEPRDLLATLTRFSADTIADAIKKTIHLDQYHTLYVSGGGAHNRALMGEIQRQVPDFKILPMQELGVAGDAKEAVLFALLANETVAGGAVDFGGRQGVPSITMGKISFPG